Proteins from a genomic interval of Rosa chinensis cultivar Old Blush chromosome 2, RchiOBHm-V2, whole genome shotgun sequence:
- the LOC112187593 gene encoding ketol-acid reductoisomerase, chloroplastic has protein sequence MSAATSSFSPALTATPPSSSKAHAAAPSTLAFSSAVSKSLNPLRLRAASRSAAVGRGSALGARMVSMPTIKPPLSLDFDTSVFNKEKVNLAGHDEYIVKGGRDLFHLLPDAFKGIKQIGVIGWGSQGPAQAQNLRDSLAEAKSNIVVKIGLRKGSRSFNEARAAGFTEENGTLGDIWETISESDLVLLLISDSAQADNYEKIFSHMKPNSILGLSHGFLLGHLQSEGLDFPKNISVIAVCPKGMGPSVRRLYVQGKEINGAGINSSFAVHQDVDGRATDVALGWSVALGSPFTFVTTLEQEYKSDIFGERGILLGAVHGIVESLFRRYTDSGMSEDSAYKNTVECVTGIVSRTISTKGMLEIYSSLSEADRKEFETAYSASYYPCMDILYECYEDVASGSEIRSVVLAGRRFYEKDGLPAFPMGKIDQTRMWKVGERVRSTRPAGDLGPLHPFTAGVFVALMMAQIEVLRKKGHSYSEIINESVIESVDSLNPFMHARGVSFMVDNCSTTARLGSRKWAPRFDYILTQQALVAVDNGTPINQDLISNFMSDPVHGAIEVCAQLRPTVDISVPADADFVRPELRQSSN, from the exons ATGTCGGCTGCAACTTCCTCCTTCTCTCCAGCCCTCACCGCTACTCCACCTTCATCCTCCAAAGCCCACGCGGCGGCTCCCTCCACTCTCGCCTTCTCCTCCGCCGTCTCCAAGTCCCTCAACCCTCTCAGGCTCAGAGCCGCCTCTCGCTCTGCTGCTGTTGGCCGCGGATCCGCTCTCGGAGCTCGTATGGTCTCAATGCCGACGATTAAGCCCCCGCTCTCTCTTGATTTCGACACCTCTGTTTTCAACAAGGAGAAGGTCAACCTCGCTGGTCACGatgag TATATTGTAAAGGGAGGAAGGGACTTGTTCCATCTGCTGCCTGATGCCTTCAAGGGCATCAAGCAGATCGGTGTCATCGGTTGGGGTTCCCAG GGACCTGCTCAAGCTCAGAACTTGAGAGATTCTCTAGCTGAAGCAAAGTCAAATATTGTGGTCAAg ATTGGGCTCAGGAAGGGATCCCGTTCATTTAATGAAGCTCGCGCAGCTGGTTTCACCGAGGAGAATGGGACTTTAGGTGATATATGGGAAACAATCTCAGAGAGTGATCTTGTGTTGCTACTAATCTCTGATTCTGCACAG GCAGATAATTATGAGAAAATATTTTCGCACATGAAACCAAATAGCATACTTGGTCTTTCCCACGGTTTCCTTCTAGGGCATTTGCAGTCAGAGGGACTTGACTTTCCCAAGAACATCAGTGTAATTGCTGTATGCCCAAAGGGAATGGGTCCGTCAGTAAGGAGACTTTATGTCCAAGGCAAAGAAATAAATGGTGCGGGAATTAATTCAAGTTTTGCAGTCCACCAG GATGTTGATGGGAGAGCCACAGATGTGGCTCTGGGCTGGTCGGTTGCCCTTGGTTCTCCTTTCACATTTGTGACTACGCTAGAGCAGGAATACAAAAGTGACATCTTTGGCGAGCGAG GCATATTACTTGGTGCTGTTCATGGAATTGTGGAGTCCCTGTTCAGAAGATACACCGACAGCGGAATGAGTGAAGATTCTGCTTATAAAAATACAGTTGAATGTGTTACTGGAATTGTGTCAAGAACCATATCAACTAAG GGCATGTTGGAAATATACAGCTCTTTGTCTGAAGCTGACAGGAAGGAGTTCGAGACTGCATATAGTGCCTCCTATTATCCTTGCATGGACATCCTCTATGAATGCTATGAGGATGTAGCAAGCGGCAGTGAGATCCGCAGTGTTGTTTTGGCTGGGCGGCGATTTTAT GAGAAAGATGGTCTTCCTGCCTTCCCTATGGGGAAGATTGATCAGACGCGCATGTGGAAAGTTGGTGAACGTGTCCGATCGACACGTCCAGCTGGTGATCTAGGCCCTCTACACCCTTTCACAGCTGGTGTTTTTGTGGCCCTGATGATGGCACAG ATTGAAGTGTTAAGGAAGAAAGGGCACTCCTACTCAGAGATAATCAACGAAAGTGTAATCGAGTCGGTGGATTCTTTGAATCCTTTTATGCATGCTAGGGGAGTTTCTTTCATGGTTGATAATTGCTCAACAACAGCGCGGTTGGGATCAAGGAAATGGGCTCCAAGATTTGATTATATTCTAACTCAGCAAGCTTTGGTTGCCGTGGACAACGGTACACCCATCAATCAGGACCTCATTAGCAACTTCATGTCAGATCCAGTGCATGGAGCCATTGAAGTATGTGCTCAACTGAGACCCACAGTTGATATTTCAGTGCCTGCTGATGCAGACTTTGTGCGACCAGAGTTGCGCCAATCTAGCAATTAG
- the LOC112190950 gene encoding glycosyltransferase BC10, with the protein MSTRTSFVDSFADTKDGRYNPKMDPVIPVQNWRKGSQWVVLTRKHAEVVVKDDTVFPMFQLYCKRKSLPEFWRDHPVPADNSKEHNCIPDEHYVQTLLAVR; encoded by the exons ATGTCAACCAGAACCAGTTTTGTAGACAG CTTTGCTGATACAAAAGATGGCCGCTACAATCCAAAAATGGATCCTGTTATTCCTGTACAAAACTGGAGAAAAGGATCTCAG TGGGTTGTATTGACGAGGAAGCATGCAGAGGTTGTAGTGAAAGACGATACAGTGTTTCCTATGTTTCAGTTGTATTGTAAG AGGAAGTCATTACCTGAGTTTTGGCGGGATCATCCTGTT CCGGCCGATAACTCCAAGGAGCACAATTGCATTCCAGACGAGCATTATGTTCAGACATTACTGGCTGTAAGATAA
- the LOC112188677 gene encoding senescence-specific cysteine protease SAG39, translated as MEFINQVHSKCICLCLILIFGAWSSEATSRNLEDAAMYERYEQWMTRYGRQYSSMNEKETRFNVFKKNVAMIDSSNSDVNKPYKLSVNQFADLTTEEFKSQRTGFKGLRDTPPPTTSFKYENVSIVPSSIDWRTKGAVMPVKDQGQCGSCWAFATVGALEGALQLATGELVSMSEQELVDCNVGGENEGCMGGYPDVAFLYIIEKHGLTNEANYPYTATDNMCNTKEADSPSGSITGYEDVPVNSEQDLLKAVANQPVSVCIQAEGLFQSYSSGVLTGDCGTDLDHCVTAIGYGTTDQGIDYWLLKNSWGTEWGEEGYVRIQRNIEAVEGMCGIATSASYATV; from the exons ATGGAGTTCATAAACCAGGTGCACTCTAAATGTATTTGTCTGTGCTTGATCCTCATATTCGGGGCTTGGTCTTCTGAAGCCACCTCTCGGAATCTTGAAGATGCAGCCATGTATGAGAGATACGAGCAATGGATGACTCGTTATGGACGCCAATACAGCAGCATGAATGAGAAGGAGACTCGCTTCAATGTATTCAAGAAAAATGTGGCAATGATTGATTCTTCGAATAGCGATGTAAACAAACCATACAAATTGAGCGTCAATCAATTTGCAGACCTTACAACTGAAGAATTCAAATCCCAAAGGACTGGATTCAAGGGTCTTCGGGATACCCCTCCGCCGACTACTTCTTTCAAGTACGAAAATGTTAGCATAGTGCCATCTTCAATAGACTGGAGAACGAAAGGAGCTGTAATGCCTGTCAAGGATCAAGGCCAATGTG GAAGCTGTTGGGCTTTCGCAACAGTGGGAGCCTTGGAAGGAGCTCTTCAGCTTGCTACCGGTGAACTAGTCTCTATGTCCGAGCAAGAGTTGGTTGACTGTAACGTCGGAGGTGAGAATGAAGGCTGTATGGGTGGCTACCCCGACGTTGCCTTTCTGTACATCATAGAAAAGCACGGGCTTACAAACGAGGCTAATTATCCCTATACTGCTACTGATAATATGTGCAATACTAAAGAGGCAGACAGCCCTTCAGGTAGCATAACCGGCTACGAAGATGTGCCTGTAAACAGTGAACAGGACCTTCTCAAGGCTGTTGCTAATCAACCTGTATCCGTTTGCATTCAAGCTGAGGGTTTATTCCAATCCTATTCATCTGGTGTGTTGACAGGAGATTGTGGAACGGACCTCGACCATTGTGTTACCGCTATTGGTTACGGAACAACTGATCAGGGGATCGATTATTGGTTGCTGAAAAACTCATGGGGCACAGAATGGGGTGAAGAAGGCTACGTTAGGATTCAAAGAAATATAGAGGCTGTGGAAGGAATGTGTGGCATTGCTACGTCAGCCTCTTATGCTACTGTGTAG